In a single window of the Dreissena polymorpha isolate Duluth1 chromosome 3, UMN_Dpol_1.0, whole genome shotgun sequence genome:
- the LOC127874911 gene encoding tigger transposable element-derived protein 4-like — protein MDTECTMSSKRKFLTLEERVKCLKLFESGKSSRVIASELHVGRTQVLNVLKRKREIMEEFESNGDPGWKRLKRDTEYTELNTLVYKWFIGADVRFGRPTGAMIQDKAKMFAIELGLKEFKGSNGWLGSFLKRNHIVLKTKSGNRGEIKNATDTQWEETITTVCQGYESKDIFTMDEIGLFYKNSTSVTGFKKGDACSDGEHSTERMTIAVCASMAGEKLTPLVIGKSPKPLYFGSISADQLPVRFEANRKAWMTNSLMEDWLRTLDREMGSQNRKILLLLDNAPIHPNIELTNVKLQFFPSNTTSGVQPMDSGIIQTLKLNYRRRQLQHVLEEMEKQPSKPGIEILRDITILEAISWISAAWCEIKENTIVECFRQCNLTAELISVSVKTEHVLCPVVKTEVDHEDEIPFNCLWLSRDMFDLDVHDLVKVDDNLATCDDGMIDWDRPAPDIIEELKATEQDTACDDERDLPSSSQSISISEVTECIKKLKNFALAKNNKLMLDKIVGFQDAFVQFNNNDDSDKKF, from the exons ATGGATACCGAATGCACAATGAGTTCTAAACGTAAGTTTCTCACATTAGAGGAACGAGTCAAGTGTCTGAAACTGTTTGAGTCTGGTAAAAGTTCGCGTGTTATTGCTAGTGAATTACATGTTGGGCGTACACAAGTGCTGAATGTGCTGAAACGTAAGCGTGAAATAATGGAGGAATTCGAGTCTAATGGAGATCCTGGTTGGAAGCGCCTGAAACGAGACACGGAATATACTGAATTGAACACTCTTGTTTACAAGTGGTTCATTGGCGCTGATGTTCGCTTTGGGAGACCTACAGGAGCAATGATTCAGGACAAAGCTAAAATGTTTGCTATCGAGTTAGGTCTCAAGGAATTTAAAGGCAGCAATGGTTGGCTGGGATCTTTCCTAAAACGAAACCATATCGTGCTGAAGACAAAGAGTGGGAACCGCGGTGAGATAAAGAATGCTACTGATACGCAGTGGGAAGAAACGATAACCACCGTATGCCAAGGCTACGAGTCTAAAGATATCTTTACTATGGATGAAATCGGTCTTTTCTACAAGAACTCCACTAGCGTGACCGGCTTCAAGAAAGGAGATGCATGCTCCGATGGTGAACATTCAACGGAAAGGATGACGATCGCCGTATGCGCATCCATGGCAG GGGAGAAGCTAACACCACTAGTTATTGGAAAATCGCCTAAGCCGTTATACTTTGGGTCTATTTCTGCTGATCAACTTCCCGTGCGCTTTGAGGCAAACCGGAAGGCGTGGATGACAAATTCACTGATGGAGGATTGGTTGAGAACGCTAGACCGGGAGATGGGTTCTCAGAACCGTAAGATCCTTCTCTTGCTTGACAATGCTCCCATTCATCCAAACATCGAACTCACAAATGTGAAACTGCAATTTTTCCCTTCTAACACGACTTCAGGGGTGCAGCCAATGGACTCCGGCATAATCCAGACGCTAAAATTAAATTATCGCAGACGACAACTCCAGCATGTTCTTGAAGAGATGGAAAAGCAGCCGTCAAAGCCGGGTATAGAGATCCTGCGCGACATCACAATCCTAGAAGCAATCTCCTGGATCTCCGCTGCATGGTGTGAAATTAAAGAGAACACTATAGTCGAATGTTTCAGACAGTGCAACTTAACAGCAGAGCTAATCAGCGTTTCAGTGAAAACGGAACATGTTTTGTGTCCTGTGGTGAAGACTGAGGTCGACCATGAGGATGAAATCCCGTTCAATTGCCTGTGGCTTTCTCGGGACATGTTTGACTTGGATGTCCACGACTTGGTCAAAGTCGATGACAACCTCGCTACATGTGACGATGGCATGATCGACTGGGACAGGCCTGCCCCGGATATTATTGAGGAGCTAAAGGCCACGGAGCAGGACACCGCTTGTGATGATGAGAGGGATTTGCCTTCTTCTTCCCAATCCATCTCCATCAGTGAAGTGACCGAGTGTATTAAAAAGTTGAAGAACTTCGCTCTTGCTAAAAATAACAAGTTGATGCTGGATAAGATAGTGGGATTTCAGGACGCTTTCGTGCAATTTAACAATAATGACGATTCggataaaaagttttaa